Proteins from a genomic interval of Narcine bancroftii isolate sNarBan1 chromosome 12, sNarBan1.hap1, whole genome shotgun sequence:
- the coa3a gene encoding cytochrome c oxidase assembly factor 3 homolog, mitochondrial yields MAEKNSSGEAEFAQRIDPKKENLTKDQLEFIRKVQQSEWQRKVHKQRGRNVITGLAIGAVVLGIYGYTFYSVSQERFLDDLEEEAKGVRAKANSNTSMN; encoded by the exons ATGGCGGAGAAGAACTCGTCGGGAGAAGCGGAATTTGCCCAACGGATCGACCCGAAGAAGGAGAACTTGACCAAGGATCAGTTGGAATTTATACGGAAGGTTCAGCAGTCCGAGTGGCAGAGGAAGGTTCACAAGCAGCGCGGAAGGAACGTGATCACGGGCTTGGCGATCGGGGCCGTCGTGTTGGGCATCT ATGGATACACATTTTATTCAGTATCTCAGGAACGATTTTTGGATGACTTGGAAGAAGAAGCGAAGGGAGTTCGAGCAAAAGCTAATTCCAATACTTCAATGAACTGA
- the cntd1 gene encoding cyclin N-terminal domain-containing protein 1 isoform X2: MACARVFGRPSLPAPARAPRPPGSCACAQTRNRASPASMRSSAPPFASRLREFVFRLCEQLGLHQVTRYQAVEILDRFMIQYIDKLYSSTCPGSDKDTEKIDWIQMQITIQEHFVLRIMSCVQIASKISFHYQIVDISMALKFLQSLGYSYKKEDLLNSELLVLKTLSFQVNVPSPFTHTEILLEVMGYNDPSVPVKPLHSISLKVLMFVYLMRNTIYENLLKIAIENSTPTELQRTKFLSVKEDCMLLAVGVIGTSAFILNYTPWCKVVQQLASISGVTEESISEFSQVILKHIFPGENH, translated from the exons ATGGCCTGCGCACGCGTGTTTGGACGCCCAAGCCTCCCGGCTCCTGCGCGTGCGCCCAGGCCTCCCGGCTCCTGCGCATGCGCCCAGACACGAAACCGGGCGTCCCCGGCCAGCATGCGATCGAGTGCGCCGCCATTTGCGTCGCGCCTTCGAG AGTTTGTTTTCCGCCTTTGTGAGCAACTGGGTCTCCATCAGGTGACCAGATACCAAGCAGTGGAAATACTGGACAG GTTTATGATTCAATACATTGATAAACTTTATTCATCTACATGCCCAGGTTCTGATAAAGACACAGAAAAAATTGATTGGATACAAATGCAGATTACAATCCAAGAACATTTTGTGCTACGAATCATGTCTTGTGTTCAAATAGCAAGCAAGATCTCATTCCATTATCAG ATTGTTGATATTAGCATGGCCCTTAAATTTCTTCAATCTCTTGGTTACTCATACAAAAAGGAAGATCTTCTCAATTCGGAGCTCCTTGTTCTGAAAACTCTGAGTTTTCAAGTCAATGTTCCTTCTCCTTTCACTCATACTGAAATACTGTTAGAAGTCATGG GCTACAATGATCCGTCAGTTCCGGTGAAGCCCCTGCACAGTATTTCTCTGAAGGTGCTGATGTTTGTTTACCTAATGAGGAACACTATCTATGAAAACTTATTAAAAATTGCTATCGAAAATTCTACACCAACTGAATTACAAAG AACAAAATTTTTGTCCGTAAAGGAAGATTGCATGCTTTTAGCCGTTGGGGTTATTGGAACAAGTGCATTTATACTGAACTATACACCATGGTGCAAG GTTGTGCAGCAACTTGCCTCAATCAGTGGTGTAACAGAAGAAAGTATCTCTGAGTTTTCTCAAGtaatattaaaacatatttttccaggtgaaaaccattaa
- the cntd1 gene encoding cyclin N-terminal domain-containing protein 1 isoform X1, whose amino-acid sequence MTAVLVVKGKGRRARSQPSPEVAFVATSPEMLEELLVGVAKENEANLSRLSQHAGSFKKSKLIEFVFRLCEQLGLHQVTRYQAVEILDRFMIQYIDKLYSSTCPGSDKDTEKIDWIQMQITIQEHFVLRIMSCVQIASKISFHYQIVDISMALKFLQSLGYSYKKEDLLNSELLVLKTLSFQVNVPSPFTHTEILLEVMGYNDPSVPVKPLHSISLKVLMFVYLMRNTIYENLLKIAIENSTPTELQRTKFLSVKEDCMLLAVGVIGTSAFILNYTPWCKVVQQLASISGVTEESISEFSQVILKHIFPGENH is encoded by the exons ATGACGGCGGTGCTGGTTGTCAAAGGGAAGGGGAGGCGGGCCCGCTCCCAGCCATCGCCCGAGGTGGCGTTCGTCGCCACGTCGCcggagatgctggaggagctcctGGTCGGTGTGGCCAAAGAGAATGAAGCTAACCTGTCTCGGCTCTCCCAGCACGCAGGAAGTTTCAAAAAGTCCAAATTAATAG AGTTTGTTTTCCGCCTTTGTGAGCAACTGGGTCTCCATCAGGTGACCAGATACCAAGCAGTGGAAATACTGGACAG GTTTATGATTCAATACATTGATAAACTTTATTCATCTACATGCCCAGGTTCTGATAAAGACACAGAAAAAATTGATTGGATACAAATGCAGATTACAATCCAAGAACATTTTGTGCTACGAATCATGTCTTGTGTTCAAATAGCAAGCAAGATCTCATTCCATTATCAG ATTGTTGATATTAGCATGGCCCTTAAATTTCTTCAATCTCTTGGTTACTCATACAAAAAGGAAGATCTTCTCAATTCGGAGCTCCTTGTTCTGAAAACTCTGAGTTTTCAAGTCAATGTTCCTTCTCCTTTCACTCATACTGAAATACTGTTAGAAGTCATGG GCTACAATGATCCGTCAGTTCCGGTGAAGCCCCTGCACAGTATTTCTCTGAAGGTGCTGATGTTTGTTTACCTAATGAGGAACACTATCTATGAAAACTTATTAAAAATTGCTATCGAAAATTCTACACCAACTGAATTACAAAG AACAAAATTTTTGTCCGTAAAGGAAGATTGCATGCTTTTAGCCGTTGGGGTTATTGGAACAAGTGCATTTATACTGAACTATACACCATGGTGCAAG GTTGTGCAGCAACTTGCCTCAATCAGTGGTGTAACAGAAGAAAGTATCTCTGAGTTTTCTCAAGtaatattaaaacatatttttccaggtgaaaaccattaa
- the cntd1 gene encoding cyclin N-terminal domain-containing protein 1 isoform X3 → MTAVLVVKGKGRRARSQPSPEVAFVATSPEMLEELLVGVAKENEANLSRLSQHAGSFKKSKLIEFVFRLCEQLGLHQVTRYQAVEILDRFMIQYIDKLYSSTCPGSDKDTEKIDWIQMQITIQEHFVLRIMSCVQIASKISFHYQIVDISMALKFLQSLGYSYKKEDLLNSELLVLKTLSFQVNVPSPFTHTEILLEVMGYNDPSVPVKPLHSISLKVLMFVYLMRNTIYENLLKIAIENSTPTELQRLCSNLPQSVV, encoded by the exons ATGACGGCGGTGCTGGTTGTCAAAGGGAAGGGGAGGCGGGCCCGCTCCCAGCCATCGCCCGAGGTGGCGTTCGTCGCCACGTCGCcggagatgctggaggagctcctGGTCGGTGTGGCCAAAGAGAATGAAGCTAACCTGTCTCGGCTCTCCCAGCACGCAGGAAGTTTCAAAAAGTCCAAATTAATAG AGTTTGTTTTCCGCCTTTGTGAGCAACTGGGTCTCCATCAGGTGACCAGATACCAAGCAGTGGAAATACTGGACAG GTTTATGATTCAATACATTGATAAACTTTATTCATCTACATGCCCAGGTTCTGATAAAGACACAGAAAAAATTGATTGGATACAAATGCAGATTACAATCCAAGAACATTTTGTGCTACGAATCATGTCTTGTGTTCAAATAGCAAGCAAGATCTCATTCCATTATCAG ATTGTTGATATTAGCATGGCCCTTAAATTTCTTCAATCTCTTGGTTACTCATACAAAAAGGAAGATCTTCTCAATTCGGAGCTCCTTGTTCTGAAAACTCTGAGTTTTCAAGTCAATGTTCCTTCTCCTTTCACTCATACTGAAATACTGTTAGAAGTCATGG GCTACAATGATCCGTCAGTTCCGGTGAAGCCCCTGCACAGTATTTCTCTGAAGGTGCTGATGTTTGTTTACCTAATGAGGAACACTATCTATGAAAACTTATTAAAAATTGCTATCGAAAATTCTACACCAACTGAATTACAAAG GTTGTGCAGCAACTTGCCTCAATCAGTGGTGTAA
- the becn1 gene encoding beclin-1 isoform X1, translating into MEGSKTSSSTMQVSFVCQRCSQPLKLDTSFNVLDKVTIQELTAPLVTVTPVKPEEGGEEDGSFPEDTCKENKPDGVSRKYIPPARMLSTESANSFTLIGEASDGGTMENLSRRLKVTSDLFDIMSGQTDVDHPLCEECTDTLLDQLDQQLNVTENECQNYKNCLEILEQMSQEDEEQLLEELKMLNSEENHLIEELAKVEEKRKKVADDLAKVRAETDRLNEEEAEYQKEYSEFKRQQLEFDDELKSVDNQMRYAQIQLDKLKKTNVFNATFHIWHSGQFGTINNFRLGRLPSVPVEWNEINAAWGQTVLLLHSLANKMELRFQRYRLVPYGNHSYLESLMDRTKELPLYCSGGLRFFWDNKFDHAMVAFLDCVQQFKEEVERGDTGFCLPYRMDVEKGKIEDTGGSGGSYSIKTQFNSEEQWTKALKFMLTNLKWGLAWVSSQFYNR; encoded by the exons cCTTTAGTTACAGTTACTCCTGTAAAACCAGAAGAAGGCGGCGAGGAAGATGGCAGCTTCCCAGAG GACACATGTAAAGAGAACAAGCCTGATGGTGTATCTAGAAAGTACATTCCTCCAGCTCG GATGTTGTCCACAGAAAGTGCCAATAGTTTTACACTAATTGGAGAAGCTTCTGATGGCGGGACAATGGAGAACCTAAGTCGAAGGTTAAAG GTGACTAGTGATCTATTTGACATAATGTCTGGTCAAACAGATGTAGATCACCCTCTTTGTGAAGAATGTACAGATACGTTGCTGGATCAATTAGACCAGCAGCTGAATGTAACAGAAAATGAATGCCAGAACTACAA GAATTGTTTAGAGATCCTTGAACAAATGAGTCAGGAAGATGAAGAGCAGCTTTTGGAAGAGCTAAAAATGCTGAACTCTGAAGAGAACCATCTAATTGAGGAACTTGCAAAAGTAGAAGAGAAACGGAAGAAGGTAGCAGATGACTTGGCCAAGGTTAGAGCGGAGACTGACAGACTCAATGAAGAAGAAGCTGA GTACCAAAAGGAGTACTCGGAATTCAAAAGACAGCAACTGGAGTTTGATGATGAGCTGAAGAGTGTTGACAATCAAATGCGATACGCTCAGATTCAGCTCGACAAACTTAAGAAAACCAATGTTTTCAATGCCACGTTCCACATATG GCACAGTGGACAGTTTGGTACAATCAATAACTTCAGACTAGGGCGACTACCAAGTGTTCCTGTTGAATGGAATGAGATCAATGCAGCTTGGGGACAGACTGTGCTACTTTTGCATTCGCTGGCCAACAAGATGGAACTTCGATTTCAAAG GTACCGTCTTGTTCCTTACGGTAATCATTCATACCTGGAATCTCTTATGGACAGAACAAAG GAGCTGCCCTTGTATTGTTCTGGAGGATTGCGATTCTTCTGGGATAACAAATTTGATCATGCTATGGTGGCTTTTCTGGACTGCGTTCAACAATTTAAGGAAGAGGTAGAACGAGGTGACACTGGCTTCTGCTTACCATACAG GATGGATGTGGAAAAAGGAAAGATTGAAGATACAGGAGGAAGTGGAGGATCATATTCTATTAAAACTCAATTCAACTCTGAAGAACAGTGGACTAAAGCACTCAAATTTATGCTTACCAATTTAAAATGGGGACTGGCTTGGGTGTCTTCTCAATTTTACAATAGATGA